The segment GTTAAAGCATTGGTTGAGAGTAAACTAGATAAGATAATAGAAGGAGCAAAGACAGCGAGTGAGGCGATAGGAGTAGAAGGTAGTGAATTAATTGGTAATGTTGCTGATCAGAATGCTGGTGCTGTTGGTACTGAAGTTGATAATATAATAAAGGGAATTAAAAATATAGTAGAAGTGATACTTAAAGAAGGAAATTCTGATGCAGGGGATGTTAAAGGTCCTGTTAAAGATGCTGATGGTAGTGCAGGTGCTGCTAGAGCTGCTGCTGGTGGTGCTGATGGTGATGCAGGTAAATTATTTGCTAGTGATAATTCAGGTGGTGCTGGGGATGCAGCTAAAGCAGCGAAAGATGCAGCAAAGGCTGTTGGGGCAGTAACCGGTGCTGACATATTAAAAGCTATTTCTATAGGTGTTGGAGGCAATGCTGCTAAGTTAGCTAAAAATACTGATGCTGTTGCTAATATAGCTGCTGCAGCTAATGCTAAAGATGCAACTATAGCAGGTGCTATTGTATTGCGAGCAATGGCTAAGAATGGTAAATTTTCTGGTCCTAGTGATGCCGCTAAAGTTGATGTTTCAGCTGCGGTTAAGGGAGCAGCAGTAAGTGCAGTAACTAAAGCGTTAGATACATTGACAATGGCAATAAGAAAAACAATAGACTTGGGGCTTAAGAATGTTAAGGATGCTATGAAAATTAATTCTAATGCTATTTCTGTTGTGTCTGATAAGGATGCTTCTGGTGCTAAAAACCAATAGTCTAATAGTAGTGATATGACTAAATAATAAAATAAGATAAATAAAATTATAACGGTAAGATACTAAGATTTAGATTCTTAGTATCTTTTTTTTTATTATGTCAAATAAATATCTATTATTTTGTTATCATTTATTTTTCATTATTCATTTGTTTGTTGATTATTAGTTTTTATAGGGAAAAGTAGGATGCAAGTAAAAAAAGAAGAGGGGAAAATAAGAGTAATAATAGTGATGGTGATGATGATGGTGATGATGGGATGTAATAGTGGTGGTAGAGATCCAGAGAAAGTATTTTTGAGTGAGATGGTAAATTTAGGGAAAGGATTTTTAGATGTTTTTGTGGGTTTTGGCGATATGATTACAGGGACGTTGGGGATAAAAGCGGAAACAAAGAAAAGTGATATAGGGAAGTATTTTACTGATATTGCAGCAACAATGGAATCTGTTAAAAATAAATTGCAAACAGAAGTTGCGAAGAATGGTAATTATGAAAAAGTTAAAACGGTTGTTGAGCAGTTTATTACTGGGATATTAGATAAGATTGCAGAAGGGGCAAAAGAAGCTGCTAAAGGGGCTACTGGTGATGATGCTATTGGCGGTGCTCCTACTGCTGGACAGGATGCAGCACCAGCAGATGCTACAAGTGTAAATGCACTAGTTAAAGGAATTAAAGAGATAGTTGGAGTAGTGTTAAAGAAAGATGAGGGTAATCCAGAAGCTACTAAAACCAAAGATGATCAGCAAAAAACGATTGGTAAGTTATTTGGTGGTAAAAATAATGATGGTACAGAAACAGATGCGGCAGCGGCAAGTGCATCAATAGGAGCAGTAAGTGGCGCTGATATATTACAAGCTATTGCTGTTTCTGCTGGGGCTTCTGGTGAACCTACTATTCAGACAGCAAAGAATGCTGCTGAAGTTGCTGCTGCCAAAAAAGAAGACCAAAAGACTCTTGATGAAGTTAAAGTGCAAAAGGATGCGATTATTGGAGCAGGCATAGCATTGAGAGGAATGTCAAAGGGTGGTAAATTTGCGGCTAAGGCTGAAGAGAAATCTGTTCATGCAGTAAATGGAGCAGTGGCAAGTGCAGTAAGTAAGGTATTGAGTACATTGACAATAGCAATCAGGAATACAGTAAATTTGGGATTAAAAGAGATAAATAAAGTATTAGGAGAGATTAAGCAAGGGGAAGGTTCTGAAGTTAAGGTTAATTAATAGGTTAATTGGTATATATTGAATATAGTTAGAATTATTAGAGTAGAAATATAGTAGAGGGAGCAATAAAGCTCTCTTTTTTTTATTTGCAGTGTCTGTGTATTTTATAAATCATATTTTTTTGCTTCTGTTATTTAAAGATAAGCTAGAAAAAAAATAATAAAAAAACAAGGGGGCTAGAAGAATGAAGAAAGAGAAAAAAGGAGAGGGGAAAGTAAGAGTGGTAATAATGATGGGATGTAATAGTGGAGGAGTAGGAGGAGTAGAGGGTAAGGTAGACTTAGCAAAGAAGAATAGTTTTTTAGAGTCATTAGTTGCGATCGGAGAGGGGTTTCAGGAGATTTTTGCTGGGTTTGGGAGTGCTGTTGGAGATGTATTAGGGTTTAATGTAGTTAAAGTGGGAGATAATAGAAGTAAAGTCGGAGAACATTTTAAGAAAGTAGGAGAAGGACTTACAACAACTAAGAATAAGTTAAACGAGTTAAAAGTTAAAATATCTGAAGCTAAGAATGCTGATGGAGATACAATTGAATTTGTGAAGGGTGCAATTAAAGGAGCAAATGATGTTTTTGATAAATTGATTGTTGCTCTAACCAAAATTGCTGGTGTTGTTGGTAATATTGATATTGCTGCTGGTGCTAGTGATAATGCTGCTGCTGTTGCTGCTGATAAGGATAGTGTTGATATTGTAATTGCAGAAGTGAAAAATGTTATTGATGCAGCAGAGAAGTCTGGAGTAGATATTGTAAAAGGGGATTCTGGTAATGCTGTGGAAAGTGGTGCTAATAATGCGGTAGAAGCTATTGCAAAGACTGCTGCTGCTGGTCAAGGAGCTGCTGCAAAATTAGCAGGTGAGGTATCAAAGGCCGATCCATGGGCAATGATTGATAAGATAAAGAATGCTAAGACTGGTTCTCAACTTGTTAATAATACTACTAATGAAGTTGGAGCGTTGACTGTTGGCACTATTGCGCAGGCTGGAGCAAAGAGTAATGCCGATCTAGTCGCAGCAGTAGCTCTGAAGGCTATGACTAAGGATGGTAAATTTAGTGCTAATAATGCAGATGCTGAAACAGTTAAAGCAGCGGTTGTGAGTGCAGTAAATAAGGTACTAGGAATACTTGATGTAATAATTAGAAAAACAGTAAGTAGCAATTTAGATAAAGTAAGAGAAGCAGTGAAGGGAATAAAATACTCTAAGACTGATATAACTGATGCTAGTCAGTCTGATGCTACTAAATAAATAGCTAAATAGCAAGTTAGGTCTAAATAAAAATTTATGAACATAAGGAAAACTATCTTTTATTGATGCAGGAGAGATGGTTTCCTTTTTGTGTTTTTAAAATAACATCTTGTGGTCATATGTGAATAATTATTATAAGTTGGGGCTTGCTTAATAAGCAATTATTACTAATCTTACGAAGACTTAATAGTTTATCCAAAAATGTGTAAACGATGAATAAATAAACAAAAAGTGTATCTGTAGTCAATAGGAATTATTGATACTAAGAAAACTAAGCTCTTAATATTTCACTTAATTAATTCAAAATTAATAGATGGGAAATAGAGTAGTAGATATATGATGGGATGTAATAGTGGGGGAGTGAAGGATCCAGAGAAAGTGTTTTTGAGTGAGATGGTAAATTTAGGGAAAGGATTTATGGAAGTGTTTGTGAGTTTTGGCGATATGATTACAGGGACGTTGGGGATAAAGGCAGAGACTAAAAAAAGTGAGATAGGGAAGTATTTTAGTGATATTGAGAAGACTATGAATTCAGTAAAAAGTAAATTAAACGCTGTAGTGGCAGAGAATGGTGACTATTCAAAGGTGAAAGAAGTAGTTGAGCAGTTTATTAATGGTATATTGGATAAAGTAGCAGAAGGAGCAAAGGAAGCAGCTAGTGGTATTAAAGATGCTAGTGGTAATTTAGGAGATATAGAAAAAGCTGCTGATGCTAGTAAAGGGGCAGAAGCAACTAGTGTAATAAATTTAGTTAAGGGAATAAAGACTATAGTAGATGTAGTGTTAAAACCAAACGAGGGTGATGGACTAAAAGATGTAACTAAATCTCTTGATGACGATAAGAAAAAAATAGGTAAACTATTTGGTGATAAGACTGGCAGTGGAGCAGAAGAGAAACATATAGCAGCGGCAAGTGCATCTATAGGAGCAGTGAGTGGCGTTGATATTCTTCAAGCTATAGCTAAGTCTAGTGGTAATGTGGCTGTTGGGAAGGCAAGTGCAGCAAAAGATGCAGCGGGACTTGCAATGGCTAATGGTGATTCCACTGAAACTACTGATTTAGATGCAGCAGCAAAGAAAGACGCAGTAATGTCAGCTGGTATAGCATTAAGAGCAATGGCAAAGAATGGTAAGTTTATTGTAAAAGATGATGCTGCTAATAAAACAGAAGCAGAAGGAGCTAAGGGTGTATCATCTAATGCTGTTAGCAAGGTATTGTCTACTTTAACAATAGCAATAAGGAATAGAGTGGATGAAGGATTAAAAGAGATAAATAAGGTATTAGGAGAGATTAAGCAAGGATAGGGTTTTGAAGCTAAAGCTAAGACTAATTAAAGGGATTGTTGATATAGTACTTAAAGGGAAAGGAGATCCTGAGGCAGGAGATAGTAACAAGGCTGAGGATTTTAGTGCAAGAGCTGCAAATAATGCTGATGGTGCAGGAAAATTGTTTCTTACTGGTAGTGCTGCTGGTGATGATAAAAAAGCCGCAGCTGATGCAGCAAAAGCAGTTGGTGCAGTGACTGGATCTAACATATTACAAGCTATTGTTAAAGATGCAGGTGATGCTGCTAAATTAGCTGCTAATAATGCGGTCAATAATGATAATATTGCTAACACGAAAGATGGAACGATTAAATAAAATTATTTAAGGAAAACACTTCTCTTTAGTCAAGGGGGAGTTATTTTCCTTTTGTGAGTCTTATGTTGCTAGATATTCTAGTTTCAAGTATTAAATTTATTGTATGAAAACAAGCGTAGAATCTTATTTAAGTGAGATATTTTAATATGTATTATTGTTTTTGGAGTTTTTTTTAACAACTAGTATTTAATAATTAAGTATTGTAATCTTTCAGTAGTTAATCTTGCAATGGATGATTTTATATTTAAAAATGTATAGAAGTAAATTCTAGAGATTTTGTATTTTTAAATTTATAATAAAAGAAATCATCAGTTTTATTTAGATATTTTTTTGAATTGTCATTTGTCATTCATAGTTGTATTCGTTTTATTTTTTTGCCTCAATAGAAAAGCTATAAAAAAAGAATAAAACAAGGAGGCTAAGAAAATGAATGTAGAAGGAATAAAAGGAATAAAAGGGAAGGAAGAATTGAGGAAGGAAGAGGAGAGTAGGAAGGGAAGGATGTAAAGAGTAAAGGGAATAGTATTGGTGATGGTGATGATGGTAGTGATGGGATGTAATAGTGGAGGAGTAAAAGATCCA is part of the Borrelia duttonii Ly genome and harbors:
- a CDS encoding variable large family protein translates to MMGCNSGGVKDPEKVFLSEMVNLGKGFMEVFVSFGDMITGTLGIKAETKKSEIGKYFSDIEKTMNSVKSKLNAVVAENGDYSKVKEVVEQFINGILDKVAEGAKEAASGIKDASGNLGDIEKAADASKGAEATSVINLVKGIKTIVDVVLKPNEGDGLKDVTKSLDDDKKKIGKLFGDKTGSGAEEKHIAAASASIGAVSGVDILQAIAKSSGNVAVGKASAAKDAAGLAMANGDSTETTDLDAAAKKDAVMSAGIALRAMAKNGKFIVKDDAANKTEAEGAKGVSSNAVSKVLSTLTIAIRNRVDEGLKEINKVLGEIKQG
- a CDS encoding variable large family protein yields the protein MNKEKKGEGKVRVLILMVMMIVMMMGCNSGVVEAEQGKNKFLQSLVNVSNEFLNVFTSFGDMVGSVLGLSVESKKSDVGKYFKTVAGTVQGIKDGLNKIVSEMKEEKNPNAEATESSVKALVESKLDKIIEGAKTASEAIGVEGSELIGNVADQNAGAVGTEVDNIIKGIKNIVEVILKEGNSDAGDVKGPVKDADGSAGAARAAAGGADGDAGKLFASDNSGGAGDAAKAAKDAAKAVGAVTGADILKAISIGVGGNAAKLAKNTDAVANIAAAANAKDATIAGAIVLRAMAKNGKFSGPSDAAKVDVSAAVKGAAVSAVTKALDTLTMAIRKTIDLGLKNVKDAMKINSNAISVVSDKDASGAKNQ
- a CDS encoding variable large family protein translates to MKKEKKGEGKVRVVIMMGCNSGGVGGVEGKVDLAKKNSFLESLVAIGEGFQEIFAGFGSAVGDVLGFNVVKVGDNRSKVGEHFKKVGEGLTTTKNKLNELKVKISEAKNADGDTIEFVKGAIKGANDVFDKLIVALTKIAGVVGNIDIAAGASDNAAAVAADKDSVDIVIAEVKNVIDAAEKSGVDIVKGDSGNAVESGANNAVEAIAKTAAAGQGAAAKLAGEVSKADPWAMIDKIKNAKTGSQLVNNTTNEVGALTVGTIAQAGAKSNADLVAAVALKAMTKDGKFSANNADAETVKAAVVSAVNKVLGILDVIIRKTVSSNLDKVREAVKGIKYSKTDITDASQSDATK
- a CDS encoding variable large family protein; amino-acid sequence: MQVKKEEGKIRVIIVMVMMMVMMGCNSGGRDPEKVFLSEMVNLGKGFLDVFVGFGDMITGTLGIKAETKKSDIGKYFTDIAATMESVKNKLQTEVAKNGNYEKVKTVVEQFITGILDKIAEGAKEAAKGATGDDAIGGAPTAGQDAAPADATSVNALVKGIKEIVGVVLKKDEGNPEATKTKDDQQKTIGKLFGGKNNDGTETDAAAASASIGAVSGADILQAIAVSAGASGEPTIQTAKNAAEVAAAKKEDQKTLDEVKVQKDAIIGAGIALRGMSKGGKFAAKAEEKSVHAVNGAVASAVSKVLSTLTIAIRNTVNLGLKEINKVLGEIKQGEGSEVKVN